A single region of the Montipora capricornis isolate CH-2021 chromosome 13, ASM3666992v2, whole genome shotgun sequence genome encodes:
- the LOC138028670 gene encoding tyrosine-protein kinase receptor Tie-1-like yields MGAVTLSDPIMLIFEYNPYGDLLGFLKRSRGLDDQYLNDPDIKPTSSLTSEQLLKFAGEIADGMAYLEANKIIHRDLTARNVLVGEDETCKITNFGMARDVQQSGIYKRSRGRLPVKWTAIESLLHGICTTQSDVWSYGIVLYEIFTIGGKPYPDIQGHQILDMLKDNYRMPQPVHLDDEIYALMCECWQNEPNDRPTFEAISSTIRRLQLCDKEIIYMNVYDDNLYSDVEDID; encoded by the exons ATGGGAGCTGTGACGCTGTCAG ATCCAATCATGCTAATTTTCGAGTATAACCCATACGGTGATTTGCTCGGATTTCTGAAGAGGAGTCGAGGTCTTGATGACCAATATCTCAACGACCCTGACATTAAACCGACAAGTTCTCTTACATCAGAGCAGCTTTTGAAGTTTGCTGGGGAAATTGCTGATGGTATGGCATATTTGGAAGCGAATAAG ATAATTCACCGAGACTTGACAGCCAGGAATGTGCTTGTGGGAGAAGACGAAACATGTAAAATCACGAATTTTGGAATGGCAAGAGACGTGCAGCAAAGTGGTATCTATAAACGATCGAGG GGTCGGTTACCAGTAAAGTGGACAGCAATAGAGTCGTTACTTCATGGGATATGCACAACACAAAGTGATGT TTGGAGCTATGGTATTGTGCTTTACGAAATTTTCACTATCG GTGGTAAACCTTATCCAGATATTCAAGGTCATCAGATTCTTGATATGTTGAAGGATAACTACCGAATGCCTCAACCAGTACACTTGGATGATGAAAT CTATGCCCTGATGTGCGAGTGTTGGCAAAACGAACCAAATGATCGACCAACATTCGAAGCCATCAGCTCTACAATCAGGAGATTGCAGCTATGTGATAAG GAAATCATCTACATGAATGTATACGACGACAATCTGTATAGCGATGTAGAGGATATTGATTGA